In a genomic window of [Empedobacter] haloabium:
- a CDS encoding cyanophycinase, whose product MSRPAKPAALMIVGGTEAPAEAPDVLGRFVALCGGPDARIVVLTAASTVPDEVWRAYQGAFAAAGARRCEPLHVRERSDATHAASLAAMRDARGIYIAGGDQKRLLAVLGGTALHQAMRTAVRDGACIAGTSAGASALGVHMVTDGRAEFSPEKGAIGMGAGLGFLSHCLIDQHFSQRHRINRLLTLIAANPELAGIGVDEDTALVLAPDGAIEVVGSGAVTLVDGRHMRSNLAVVEQGEIPLMLDVRVHVLPTGTVLDTLPDVLRPMLQPVLAALSH is encoded by the coding sequence TTGAGCCGTCCAGCCAAGCCCGCCGCCCTGATGATCGTCGGCGGCACCGAAGCCCCCGCCGAGGCCCCCGACGTGCTGGGCCGCTTCGTCGCGTTGTGCGGCGGCCCCGACGCCCGCATCGTCGTGTTGACGGCCGCCAGCACCGTGCCGGACGAGGTCTGGCGCGCCTACCAGGGCGCGTTCGCGGCGGCCGGCGCCAGGCGCTGCGAGCCGCTGCATGTGCGCGAACGCAGCGACGCCACGCACGCGGCGTCACTGGCCGCCATGCGCGATGCGCGTGGCATCTACATCGCCGGCGGCGACCAGAAACGCCTGCTCGCGGTGCTCGGCGGCACGGCGCTGCACCAGGCCATGCGCACCGCCGTGCGGGACGGCGCCTGCATCGCCGGCACCAGCGCGGGCGCCTCGGCCCTGGGCGTACACATGGTGACGGACGGGCGCGCCGAGTTCAGCCCGGAAAAGGGCGCCATCGGCATGGGCGCGGGACTGGGCTTCCTGTCGCACTGCCTCATCGACCAGCATTTCTCGCAGCGGCACCGCATCAACCGCTTGCTGACCTTGATCGCGGCCAACCCGGAACTGGCCGGGATCGGCGTGGACGAGGACACGGCGCTGGTACTGGCGCCGGACGGCGCCATCGAGGTCGTGGGCTCGGGCGCGGTCACGCTGGTGGACGGGCGCCACATGCGCAGCAACCTCGCCGTCGTGGAGCAGGGCGAGATTCCGCTGATGCTGGACGTGCGCGTGCACGTGCTGCCCACCGGCACCGTACTGGACACCCTGCCGGACGTGCTGCGGCCGATGCTGCAGCCCGTGCTCGCAGCGCTGTCCCATTGA
- a CDS encoding zinc ribbon domain-containing protein, producing MSDDQQAYKFSNNYSDLSNSSGLDAGFQFEFYCQRCSDRWRTTFKPYRSAQASGWLSKGASIFGGLLGNASSVLNGLAEAGWHSARDTAFKEALAEGKQHFNRCGACHDYVCGTCFDTENGLCYNCAPNVKVAITRSRAQGEVQAASEIAHDEGRSRGVRHDVRQDMQLVCPQCRAETHGAKFCPECGCKMAQQIQCRGCNTSLEPGTKFCTECGQRQ from the coding sequence ATGTCCGACGATCAACAAGCGTACAAGTTTTCCAATAACTACAGCGACCTCAGCAACTCTTCGGGGCTGGACGCCGGCTTCCAGTTCGAGTTCTATTGCCAGCGCTGCAGCGACCGCTGGCGCACGACGTTCAAGCCTTACCGCAGCGCCCAGGCGTCCGGCTGGCTGTCCAAGGGGGCAAGCATCTTCGGCGGCCTGCTGGGCAACGCCAGCAGCGTGTTGAACGGCCTGGCCGAAGCGGGCTGGCATTCGGCCCGCGACACCGCCTTCAAGGAGGCGCTGGCCGAAGGCAAGCAGCACTTCAACCGCTGCGGCGCCTGCCACGACTACGTCTGCGGCACCTGCTTCGATACGGAAAACGGCCTGTGCTACAACTGCGCGCCGAACGTGAAGGTGGCGATCACGCGCTCGCGCGCCCAGGGCGAGGTGCAGGCTGCCTCCGAGATCGCGCACGACGAGGGCCGCTCGCGCGGCGTGCGCCATGACGTACGCCAGGACATGCAACTGGTCTGCCCGCAGTGCCGGGCCGAGACGCACGGCGCCAAGTTCTGCCCCGAGTGCGGCTGCAAGATGGCGCAGCAGATCCAGTGCCGGGGCTGCAACACCAGCCTGGAGCCGGGCACCAAGTTCTGTACCGAGTGCGGCCAGCGGCAGTGA